The Desulfovibrio sp. G11 region TCCTTGATCTTGACCAGCGCGCCTTCTTCGCAGAGAAGGCGCAGCACGGGGGCGGCCTCCTTGGCGCTGACGCCCAGTTCTTCCAGTACGTCCTTGGCGTTGGGCGGGGCAAGGCCCGCTCCGGCGTGGGCGTCCAGCAGCTTCTGCCGCAGGCCCGCCTGATCCGCCGCAAGACTGACCTTGTGCTCGGCCAGCCGCAATCCTTCGCCTTCAAGAGCAAGATGCCCCTGCTTGAGCGCCGTGTCCAGCACGCGCTGGATAAGGCGTTGCGGCAGGCCCTTGCTCCAGCCCGAGCATAGTGCTCCCCGGGTGAAGCCCGGCTTGAGGGGATCTTTGTGGTGCAGTTCCGCCCCACGTTCAAGACAGGCCTGTTGCAGGCTTTCAAACGCCTGCCTGCCTATCCAGAGGCGTCCTTCCTTGTCCCAGCAAAAAGCGGCGCCGCGTGTGGAAAGCAGTTGCAGGCCCGATTCGAGCACTGCCCGCGGAAAGCCCGTAAGCACACGCAGGCGCGCTTCGTCCGCGCCTGTGGTCCCGCGCAGGGCCAGCACCGTGTCAATAAAGGCGGCCCGGGCTTCGTCTCGTGCTTTTGCCCCGGCCTTGCCGGCAGGGGTGGATTCAGCCTCTCTGTCCAGAACTGGCAGTTTTTCCAGCAGGGTCAGCTTGTTTTGCAGGTCCGGATCCTTGCGGCGCAGGTCGGGCGGCAGGGGGCTTAAAAGCAGGCCGCCTGCCACAGTGCGCAGGGGAGAATAGGCGCGCAGCACGCAGTGGTCGCCGAAAACACCCACCATTTCGTCCTTGAAGCGGATTTCCGCCAGTGCGGTTTCGCCGGGGGCCAGCTTGTCCCTGTCCCAAAAAACCACGCGGGCCGCGCATTCTTTTGTGCCGTGGTGAAAATGTATCTCCACCCGCTGGCGCAGGGCGCGCGGGGATGAGGAAAGGCAGGTCAGGCGCATGAGCCAGCGCCGGGCCGGAAAAAGCTCATCGGGATGGGCCAGCACCTGGCCGCGCTCGATATCACCGACCTCCAGCCCCTGAACGTTGGTGGCGCAGCGCTGCCCGGCCGGCACGTCGTCAACGCTTTTTCCGTGGCGCTGCAGGCCGCGCGCCCTGGTGGGAGTGCCGGGCGGCATGAAGCGGAGGTCATCACCGACCTTGACGCTGCCGGAAATGACCGTGCCCGTGATAACCGTGCCGTAGCCTTTCATGCTGAACACGCGGTCCACGGGCTGGCGGAAGATATCAACACGACGCCGGGCGGGAAGGTCGGCAGCCAGTTGAAAAATATGGGTGCGCAGCGCGTCTACCCCGTCACCCGTTGCCGACGAGACAGGAAAAACCGGCGCATCCTCAAGAAAGGTTCCGGCCAGAAAACCACGCACATCCTCGGTGACCATTTCAAGCCAGTCGGCGTCCACCATGTCTGTCTTGGTCAGGGCCACAAAGCCGTTCCGGATGCCGAGCAGAGAGCATATTTCAAGGTGTTCTCGGGTCTGGGGCATGACGCCCTCGTCCGCCGCGATGACCAGCATTACAAAGTCCACCCCGGCAGCCCCGGCAACCATATTTTTTACGAACCGTTCGTGGCCCGGTACGTCCACAATACCCAGACGTTCGCCACCGGGCATGTCCACCCAGGCGAAGCCCAGTTCAATGGTGATGCCGCGGCGTTTTTCCTCTTCCAGCCGGTCGCAGTTGATGCCCGTGAGCGCGCGCACCAGAGAGGTTTTGCCGTGGTCGATATGTCCGGCTGTGCCCAGCACTACAGCCATGTGGTACCCCCTGAAGTTATTGGCTTCAGGATAACATGCGGCAACGGGCCTTTGCAAATGCGGCGGGGCCTGTTTTTGTGCGGGGAGGGACCCGCGGGCCGCGGCAGAATATGGGCAGCTTGCCGCCATCTGTGTTACCCGGCCCATGACGGCGCTGTCCCGGGAGTGTGGACGCGGCATTTTTTGCAAAGCGGCGCGTTGCTGCGTAAGCCCCGGTCAGCAAATCTGTTTACGGTCAACGCCTGAAAGATTTTTTAGCGGAGACTGAAGTCAAAGGGCAGCAGTACCAGCGTGCGGACGGCTTTACCGGCTTTGGTTCCGGGGCGGAACCGCATGCGGCGGGCGGCGTCCAGGGCGGCTTCTTCAAAATATCCCTGGGGGGTGGCGCTGTGGATGCTGCACTGT contains the following coding sequences:
- the selB gene encoding selenocysteine-specific translation elongation factor — translated: MAVVLGTAGHIDHGKTSLVRALTGINCDRLEEEKRRGITIELGFAWVDMPGGERLGIVDVPGHERFVKNMVAGAAGVDFVMLVIAADEGVMPQTREHLEICSLLGIRNGFVALTKTDMVDADWLEMVTEDVRGFLAGTFLEDAPVFPVSSATGDGVDALRTHIFQLAADLPARRRVDIFRQPVDRVFSMKGYGTVITGTVISGSVKVGDDLRFMPPGTPTRARGLQRHGKSVDDVPAGQRCATNVQGLEVGDIERGQVLAHPDELFPARRWLMRLTCLSSSPRALRQRVEIHFHHGTKECAARVVFWDRDKLAPGETALAEIRFKDEMVGVFGDHCVLRAYSPLRTVAGGLLLSPLPPDLRRKDPDLQNKLTLLEKLPVLDREAESTPAGKAGAKARDEARAAFIDTVLALRGTTGADEARLRVLTGFPRAVLESGLQLLSTRGAAFCWDKEGRLWIGRQAFESLQQACLERGAELHHKDPLKPGFTRGALCSGWSKGLPQRLIQRVLDTALKQGHLALEGEGLRLAEHKVSLAADQAGLRQKLLDAHAGAGLAPPNAKDVLEELGVSAKEAAPVLRLLCEEGALVKIKDGLYYHGPALNDIMERVRRWFETNDNLDVGGLKEILGLSRKYLIALLEYMDNERITVRVGDQRRYRGR